TGTCCTGCAAAAGAGCTACAGCTTCTGCTGCCGTTTTGCCAGCAGCGATGTAGAAGCCTTCATCCTTCGCATCCGCATAGATGATCTGCCCCTTCATAGTAATAGGCTGAAGCTGCTTGGAGCCAACAGCAATAACCCAGCCTTCTGTTAAAGACGAGAAGATAACGATATGGCCCTCTTGACCAACCACCTTCACATTCTCTCCTAAGAGCTCAATACCGATCTGCTGTTGTACACCCGTAAGGCTTACTTCTAGCACATTTTTATAATCCAACATCCAGAGCTCTTCTGTCAGTTGACCATGTTCACGCATCATTTTATATGGGTAAACGCACACTTTGGAATTTTGATTATCCAGCTTATTGCTGCCGTCATATAAATGATAGCCTTGAAAAATTCTGTTTTTCGCAATGTTTAATCCTGCAAAATAAGCATGCTCCGGATGATTGGTCAGATGAGATTGCGTAAAATAAAAAGCTGCTTCCTTATTGGTAAAGGAAATGCTTCGATTATCATCTCTTGCTACGAACGTTTTCATTTCATTTAAAATCGATTTCTCTTTGACATTCATCATTGCTAACCTCCCTGATTGGAAAATGCGGCTCATCCGTTCATGTCCGCCCTTTCGTTCTAAATAACCGTCTGTTTACAACAACTACAGCGCGTATACTCTTGCTTCATAAGGCTGCAGCGTACTTATGTTATTGTGATCTGCATAGTTGGACAGCAGTAATGTCGCATCCGCCAAGTTCAGTAGATCAGCATCTTTACCAAGCTTTGCAACCGTGTCGGTCAAGTTGGTGATGACAACAACTTTCTGGTCATCTAAAGTTCGGGTATAAGCGTAAATCGCCGGATGATCCGGCATAATCAGATCATAGTTACCATAAGTGAAAATATGGTTGTCCTTCTTCATTCGGATCATCTTCTTATAAAAGCCCAGAACAGAATGTTCCTTTTGAAGCTGATCCTGAACGTTGATATCCTTATAATTTTCGTTCACACCAAGCCAAGGCTTGCCTGTCGTAAAACCTGCATTTTCTTCAGATGACCACTGCATTGGCGTTCTTGAGTTATCACGACTTGATGCCCAAATAATCTTCATGATGTCTTCGTGAGGAACACCTTCCTCCCGTTTTTGCCGGTACATATTACGGTCTGCTACATCATCATACTCTTCAATGGTGTTAAATTTAACGTTTGTCATTCCAATCTCTTGCCCCTGATATATAAAAGGAGTCCCTTGCATAAGGAAGTACATTGCAGCTAAAGCAGTTGCACTCTCATACCAGTACACGCCATCATTTCCCCAAGTGGACACTGTGCGCGGCTTATCGTGATTCTCAATAAACAGGGCATTCCAGCCGATGCCTTCCAGAGATTTTTGCCATTTTGTTAATGTGTTCTTAAGTCCTAGAATATCCAGCTGATTTCCTGTGTCGGTCTGTGTCCAAAGTCCAAGATGTTCGAACTGAAACACCATATTGAACTTTCCTTTAGTTTCACAGATCCAATCCAGAAGATCTCCCTGATCTTCAACGTTGACTCCGTTGGCTTCCCCAACGGTCATAATGTCATACTTGGCAAACGTTTCTTCTTTTAATTCCTGCAGATAGGTCTGCACACCCTTAACGTTCATATGCTTCTGGAATGAAGGTACGTATTTTAAACCCAAAGGATTATCCATATCCATGAGCCCATCTTCCTTATGAATATGACTGATGGCATCTACACGGAAACCGTCTATTCCTTTATCCAGCCACCAGTTTATCATCTGATAAATGGATTGCCGAACTTCCCGATTTGCCCAGTTGAGATCAGGCTGTTTTTCTGAGAATATGTGAAGATAGTATTGTTCTGTTGTTTCGTCATACTTCCAAGCAGAACCACTGAAAATACTCTCCCAGTTATTAGGTTCTTCACCCTTTTTACCATCTCTCCAGATGTACCAATCCCTCTTCGGATTTTTTTTAGAAGAACGAGATTCCACAAACCACCGATGTTCATCACTCGTATGATTAATGACAAGATCAATGATGAGCTTCATTCCTCTGTTGTGAACCTCATCCAGCAATAGATCAAAATCCTCCATCGTTCCGAATTCATCCATGATGTCCTGATAGTCGCTAATATCATAGCCATTATCATCATTTGGAGATTTGTACATCGGACAAATCCAGATGACATCGATACCAAGATCCTTTATATAATCAAGCTTGGATATCATGCCTTGCAGATCGCCAATACCGTCCCCATTGGAATCCATAAAGCTTCTAGGATAAACTTGATACGCTACGGCTTCTTTCCACCATTTTTGTTGCATTATCTCTCAAAACCTTTCCAATACATTTCTCGAACATCACTTCGAATTCGGATTATTCTTCCGATCGCTGTTGTCCCCAGATTTCTATTATATATTTTGGCTCAAATCCAAAATCAGTACTTGCATAAAGCAATGAAGCCGCTACGTGGATGGATCGTTCTTACGATCGCTGTTGTCCCCAAATTTCTTATGAATCAACTTTTAATGTGGATGAAATTCGGGGACAGTGTATGCTTCCGAAGCGAGCTTTCCTGTGGAAAGCTTTCGGGCGAACGCTTCGCTTCTTCAGATCGATTCCATCCCCTCCGCTACTTTGCTTTTTATGTTAAGAACTGATTATAAGATTGAGCCTATATTTTTATACTATTGTTGAAATCCAGGTACAGCATATGCTTCCGAAGCGAGCTTTCCTGCGGAAAGCTTTCGGGCGAACGCTGTGTTTCTCCAGAATAATTCCGCCTTCTCCGTTGAAGTTCTTCTATTTTTTAATATTAAAGGGGCTGCACCCGTGACACACAAAGTGCAGCCCCAAAATTATAATTTTATTCTCAATAACAGTATGCTCTATTCCTTAACTGAACCAACTACGATCCCTGAAACAAAATACTTTTGCATGAAAGGATAAATCAACAGCAAGGGCAACGTAGAAACAACGATTTTGGCGGAATTCAAGGTCCTATCCGAGATTTTTGCATATTCAGCCAACTTCGCTGGATCCGTTATGTTCTGAACTTCCACACTTAATTGTTGGATATAGGTCTGTAACGGATAATTCGACGTTTTGTTGATATACACCAATGCACTGAAGTAATCATTCCAATGACCGACTATGGTGAACAACATGACCGTGGCAAGCGTAGGCAATACCACTGGTAAATAAATAGCTGATAATATTCTCCACTGTGAGGCTCCGTCAATCTTAGCAGCTTCCTCCAAAGATTTTGGAACGGCTCGGAATGCGTTCATAAGTAAGATCATATTACCAATAGGTACAGCCCCCGGCAAAATCAAAGCCCAGATGGAATCGAGCAGATTAAGCTCTTTTACCACCATATATGTTGGGATGAGTCCACCAGAAAACAACATGGCAAAAATAACGACATTCATGTACACTTTTTGCCCACGGAATTGTTTTGAGCTTTTGGATAATGGGTAGGCCATAAGGATCATCAGTGTCATATTGACACCCAGACCCAGTACCACCCTTTCCACTGAGATCATAAATGATCTCCAAAACTGAGAATCTGACAACAGTTTTTCATATGAGCTAAATGTGAAATTCACCGGGAAAATACCGACTAAGTTTGCGGATGCGGCTGCATTATCACTTAAAGAAATAGCTACCATATTAAGTAATGGAAAGAGACAGGATAAAGTAAGCGCCAATAATACGATCCAGATGATGGCGTCTGCAAAGCGGCTTTTAACACTATGAATTGTAATGAGAGACACCACCTAAATTAGAAAATACGATAATCTGTCAGCTTTTGAGCCAACTTATTCGCAGATAAAATCAAGATAATTCCGACAACGGAACGTAAGAGACCAACTGCTGTTCCCAGACTATATTGTCTTTCTACCAGACCTACCCGGTACACATACGTGTCAATGATGTCGGCAGTCTCGTAAACCAAAGGATTATAAAGATTAAAAATTTGGTCAAAACCAGCGTTCAATACATTCGGCAGATTTAAAGTTGTAACAAGTAGAATCGTAGGCAATAAGCCGGGCAACGTGATATACCATAGCTGTTTGAATCGATTTGCTCCATCAATGGATGCTGCTTCGTACTGCCCCGGATCAATCGAGGTCAGAGAGGCCAGATAGATGATGGATCCATATCCGAATCCCTTCCACACATCGGACACCACCAACATCGATCTAAACCATTCATTACTAGCCATAAATAAAATCGGATCTATACCAAACCATCCTAATATTGCGTTAATCGGACCTTCATAAGAGAAGATGTTCATCACTACAGTAGCTAGTACGGCCCATGACAAGAAGTTAGGCAAATACACTACGGTTTGCATGAACCGCTTGGCAAATTTCACACGAATTTCATTCAAGAGCAATGCAAAAGTAATAGAAACGAAAGTACCCACTACAATTTTCCATACAGCAATGACAATCGTATTGATGAAAATTTGTTTACTGTCTGGAATTTGCAACATGAACTTAAAATTTTCTAATCCCACCCATTCAGAACCTTTGATCCCTTTAGCTGGAACGTAATCTTGAAAAGCCATCACGATGCCAAACATAGGGATGAATGAGAAAATAATCAGGAATATCATACCTACTCCAAGCATGGAGTGAAACGCTAACTGATCTTTTTTATTCTTCATAAAGAACCATCTCTTTCACCATCATTTCGAGGCAATCGCTTCGTTAACTTCCTCCGTAATTAAATCGCCGCCCGTTTTCTTCCAACTATCGACAAATTTATCGAAATCATCAGGAGTCTGCTCTCCAGTAATAATCTTCAGATACATTTCAAGCTCCATTTTCATTAACGTAGGCCATTTCAAAGACATGGATTTCGTACTTCCGAAGAAAATTGGATTCACTTCTTTAGTATTGGAGTTTTGGACCAATTTAGCTGTAGCAATATTGGATGTATATCCTGCCCATGCATTGGAATCTACTGCATTTCCATTCTTGGAATCATCCAAATATTTTTTGTATGCTTTATAAGCAGCTTTATCCGAATTGCTGGTTAATTTGCTATCATCGCCTGTTGCTAGTGCGTCTTCCATAATTCCAACATTGCGGTAAAATGCATCATAATAGTCAATGTTGACTGCAAGTGGAGATCCACCAACACTATAAGTGCTGTAATCCTCAAATTCCTTTAAAGTGGCTTCGTCCTTTTCCTGATACCGCTGAAAGTCGAACTGAAGGCTAGCGATTTTAATAGCGGCTTCCGGATGGCTGAACCCTTTGCGAACAACCAGATAACTGCTAGTAGGTTTTCCAGTGAACATCGTTACCGAACCGTCTTCCGATTGTGGAGCAACGTAAGGAACCCACTCTGCATCCGGATTTAGCTTGAGAGAATCAGCCACTGTCCAACTACCCCACCAGTTGTCCAAGAACGATCCGCTTTTTCCGCTAGTAAGCAGCGCCTTACGGTCATCACTTGTACGAACAGCAAACTGACGATCAATGAGTCCTTTTTTATACATGGCCGCTACTTTCGTAAGGGCAGGCTTCATTTCAGGCTGTATGGAACCGTATACTGCTTTTCCACTTCCATCATCAATCCATTGTTTCGGGAATGCTCCATATAATGCGAATATGTTATTGATTTCATATTGTCCACCAGAAATTCCGACAGGTTGTTCATTATCAACAACAAGACCAATCGTCTTTCCAGCGCCATTTCCACCAGGATCTTTTTCTACAAATTGGGTTAAAATGTGTTCAATATCCTCTATTGTTTTAGGTTCTGAAAGCTCTAATTTATCCATCCAGTCTTTACGTAACCACAGGACACCTGGACCATGAGAAATTTCAGTGGTTGGCAAAGCCATCAGCTTATCGTCAAACTTTGCAGTATCCAGAACACGGCCATCATAAGAGTCATAGATTTCCTTGATTCGGTCACTAGCTGTGTTTTCATATGCAGATGTAAGATCCTCAATTAGATCATTTTCGTAAAGTTGTACCAATGTTTCACGATCAGGAACCACCATAATATCGGGAATCTCACCGCTTACGATGGCCATCGAAACTTTTTGCTGATAATCTGTACCGTCATTTGCCTCAAATGAAATCTCATTTTGCACGTTAAGTTTGTTCTTAAGGTATCTTGTCCATACATTGTTTATAGCATTGTCGCTCTCATATGGCGTACCTTTAAGCGAAGTATAATTGCCTGCCGTTTGACCTACGGAATAGGTAACGGTTTCAGGATATGGAGCAAAAGGAGTCGTCTTGGCTTCCTTCCACGCCGGGTCATTCATATCAATAGCGGATTCTTCTGCAGGTGCGTTGTCAGTTTTTGAACAACCAACCGTAGCAAGAACCAAGAGAAATGCTAATGCAATAAAGCTAGACTTTCTTAGTTTAGACATAACAAAATCCCCTTTAAGTGATTTACTATTTAGTGGTAACGATTTCAAAACGCCGGCTTGTTTCAAAATAGATACCCTATTACACTTTTATACGTCTCTAATTCTAATGTTTTTGCTTCACGATCGTATATATGAATAATTTGTGCTTTACACAAATTTTTTACTCAGTTTAACAATGACAGCTCCTTCTATTTCATTCGTTTTGAAAAGGCTTATAATAAACTATGATTAATAACGTTTGAAAAGAGGATACGAATGCTAACCATTTTAATTGCAGATGATCAACAGGAAGAAAGAGAAGGCATCGCTTTTCTCATACAAGAGCTTGGATTTCCTCTTAAAATTGAGTTTGCAGAAAACGGAAAAAAAGCGCTCGAGTTCTTGCGCCATCAGTCTGTCGATATATTGTTTACCGATGTTCGAATGCCACTTATGGATGGATTACAGCTTACCAAACAGGCCCTACAGCTTCAACCCCATTTGAAGATTATCCTATTTAGTGGTTTCGCAGAATTTGAATATGCTAAAACCGCCATCTCCCTGGGCGTATCTGACTACCTTCTCAAGCCAATCAATGTAGATGCATTTCAAGATACAATGGAAAAAGTCATCCATAAAATAACGGAACAAAAGCAAGTAGACGAAGCAACGAATATGTCACAAACCTATGTCAAAAAACATGTACTGTTCACTCTGGTTAACGGTGTTGGAGAACCACCTTCCTTGAAGGGGGTTTCATTGGATCTGCCGGATGTTTACCATAGAATGCTGTTGCTTGAATTTGAAAAAAACTTCTTTGAACATGTCGGACCGGAGTTCGAAAGTTTTGTCCTTTCTCTATTGGGAACGCCGGCTGAATATATAAATTTGAATGGATATCAAAGTCTGCTGCTATTTCCCGAAGCTAAGGTGCCTTCCCGCTTTTCCTATCGTG
Above is a window of Paenibacillus uliginis N3/975 DNA encoding:
- a CDS encoding extracellular solute-binding protein, with the protein product MSKLRKSSFIALAFLLVLATVGCSKTDNAPAEESAIDMNDPAWKEAKTTPFAPYPETVTYSVGQTAGNYTSLKGTPYESDNAINNVWTRYLKNKLNVQNEISFEANDGTDYQQKVSMAIVSGEIPDIMVVPDRETLVQLYENDLIEDLTSAYENTASDRIKEIYDSYDGRVLDTAKFDDKLMALPTTEISHGPGVLWLRKDWMDKLELSEPKTIEDIEHILTQFVEKDPGGNGAGKTIGLVVDNEQPVGISGGQYEINNIFALYGAFPKQWIDDGSGKAVYGSIQPEMKPALTKVAAMYKKGLIDRQFAVRTSDDRKALLTSGKSGSFLDNWWGSWTVADSLKLNPDAEWVPYVAPQSEDGSVTMFTGKPTSSYLVVRKGFSHPEAAIKIASLQFDFQRYQEKDEATLKEFEDYSTYSVGGSPLAVNIDYYDAFYRNVGIMEDALATGDDSKLTSNSDKAAYKAYKKYLDDSKNGNAVDSNAWAGYTSNIATAKLVQNSNTKEVNPIFFGSTKSMSLKWPTLMKMELEMYLKIITGEQTPDDFDKFVDSWKKTGGDLITEEVNEAIASK
- a CDS encoding glycoside hydrolase family 13 protein: MQQKWWKEAVAYQVYPRSFMDSNGDGIGDLQGMISKLDYIKDLGIDVIWICPMYKSPNDDNGYDISDYQDIMDEFGTMEDFDLLLDEVHNRGMKLIIDLVINHTSDEHRWFVESRSSKKNPKRDWYIWRDGKKGEEPNNWESIFSGSAWKYDETTEQYYLHIFSEKQPDLNWANREVRQSIYQMINWWLDKGIDGFRVDAISHIHKEDGLMDMDNPLGLKYVPSFQKHMNVKGVQTYLQELKEETFAKYDIMTVGEANGVNVEDQGDLLDWICETKGKFNMVFQFEHLGLWTQTDTGNQLDILGLKNTLTKWQKSLEGIGWNALFIENHDKPRTVSTWGNDGVYWYESATALAAMYFLMQGTPFIYQGQEIGMTNVKFNTIEEYDDVADRNMYRQKREEGVPHEDIMKIIWASSRDNSRTPMQWSSEENAGFTTGKPWLGVNENYKDINVQDQLQKEHSVLGFYKKMIRMKKDNHIFTYGNYDLIMPDHPAIYAYTRTLDDQKVVVITNLTDTVAKLGKDADLLNLADATLLLSNYADHNNISTLQPYEARVYAL
- a CDS encoding carbohydrate ABC transporter permease; this encodes MTIHSVKSRFADAIIWIVLLALTLSCLFPLLNMVAISLSDNAAASANLVGIFPVNFTFSSYEKLLSDSQFWRSFMISVERVVLGLGVNMTLMILMAYPLSKSSKQFRGQKVYMNVVIFAMLFSGGLIPTYMVVKELNLLDSIWALILPGAVPIGNMILLMNAFRAVPKSLEEAAKIDGASQWRILSAIYLPVVLPTLATVMLFTIVGHWNDYFSALVYINKTSNYPLQTYIQQLSVEVQNITDPAKLAEYAKISDRTLNSAKIVVSTLPLLLIYPFMQKYFVSGIVVGSVKE
- a CDS encoding ABC transporter permease codes for the protein MKNKKDQLAFHSMLGVGMIFLIIFSFIPMFGIVMAFQDYVPAKGIKGSEWVGLENFKFMLQIPDSKQIFINTIVIAVWKIVVGTFVSITFALLLNEIRVKFAKRFMQTVVYLPNFLSWAVLATVVMNIFSYEGPINAILGWFGIDPILFMASNEWFRSMLVVSDVWKGFGYGSIIYLASLTSIDPGQYEAASIDGANRFKQLWYITLPGLLPTILLVTTLNLPNVLNAGFDQIFNLYNPLVYETADIIDTYVYRVGLVERQYSLGTAVGLLRSVVGIILILSANKLAQKLTDYRIF